The following proteins come from a genomic window of Miscanthus floridulus cultivar M001 chromosome 2, ASM1932011v1, whole genome shotgun sequence:
- the LOC136537596 gene encoding LOW QUALITY PROTEIN: pirin-like protein (The sequence of the model RefSeq protein was modified relative to this genomic sequence to represent the inferred CDS: deleted 1 base in 1 codon) yields MTTTMMRLRQHLGLASSPAIYTSAIARLGNNTAHHRRRTSTTSTTQKQLLFLLLVILLALSFVLIPSSFLLPPARPRIMSSSASSAAPFEKPRAVVKKVLAESQPEGQGATVRRSIGRHELRNLDPFLMLDEFSVSKPAGFPDHPHRGFETVTYMLEGAFTHQDFAGHKGTIKTGDVQWMTAGRGIVHSEMPAGDGVQKGLQLWINLSSKDKVIEPRYQELESKDISRAEVDGVEARVIAGEALGAASPVYTRTPTMYVDFTMRPGSRLHQPVPEGWNAFVYVVEGEGVFGREKAAPTTAHHCLVLGPGDGLSVWNRSDRSLRFVLVAGKPLGEPVVQHGPFVMNSRAEIQQAMEDYYYGKNGFERASQWSSSA; encoded by the exons atgacgacgacgatgatgaggctGAGGCAGCACCTGGGCCTG GCCTCCTCCCCTGCTATTTATACCTCCGCCATCGCCAGGCTCGGCAACAACACAGCCCACCACCGCCGCCGAACAAGTACTACTAGCACCACCCAAAAGCAGCTCCTGTTCCTGCTCCTCGTGATCCTCCTTGCCCTCTCCTTTGTCTTGATCCCCAGCTCCTTCTTGTTGCCCCCAGCTCGGCCTCGGATCATGTCGTCCTCTGCTTCGTCCGCGGCGCCGTTCGAGAAGCCCAGGGCCGTGGTCAAGAAGGTCCTCGCGGAGTCGCAGCCCGAGGGGCAGGGCGCCACCGTCCGCAGGAGCATCGGCAG GCATGAACTCCGGAACCTGGATCCCTTCCTCATGCTCGACGAATTCTCAG TCTCCAAGCCCGCCGGATTCCCCGACCACCCGCACAGAGGATTCGAGACCGTCACCTACATGCTCGAG GGGGCCTTCACCCACCAGGACTTCGCTGGCCACAAGGGAACCATCAAAACAGGCGACGTCCAATGGATGACGGCGGGGCGTGGCATCGTGCACTCGGAGATGCCGGCGGGGGACGGCGTGCAGAAGGGCCTGCAGCTCTGGATCAACCTCTCCTCCAAAGACAAGGTGATCGAGCCGCGGTACCAGGAGCTGGAGAGCAAGGACATCAGCCGCGCGGAGGTGGACGGCGTGGAGGCGCGGGTCATCGCCGGGGAGGCCCTCGGCGCGGCGTCCCCCGTGTACACGCGGACTCCCACCATGTACGTCGACTTCACCATGCGCCCCGGGTCCCGCCTGCACCAGCCGGTGCCGGAGGGGTGGAACGCCTTCGTCTACGTCGTCGAGGGCGAGGGCGTGTTCGGGCGGGAGAAGGCCGCGCCGACCACCGCGCACCACTGCCTCGTGCTCGGCCCCGGCGACGGGCTCAGCGTGTGGAATAGGTCTGACAGGTCGCTGAGGTTCGTGCTCGTCGCTGGGAAGCCGCTTGGTGAGCCTGTGGTGCAGCACGGGCCCTTCGTCATGAACTCGCGCGCCGAGATCCAGCAGGCCATGGAGGATTACTACTACGGCAAGAACGGCTTCGAGAGGGCCAGCCAGTGGAGCTCCTCTGCCTGA